In Armatimonadota bacterium, the genomic stretch GCTTTCGGCTCGACAAGAGCAAACGGTTCTTACCGGCTTCGTGCTTGGCATCGTTCAGCTCTCGAGCGCAGTGATTGCGATCACTTTGACGGTTTACATGTTGCCTAACGAGGTTGAGCGACGCACGATCTACACGATTTTGAGTAAGCCAGTTCAGCGCTGGCAATTCCTCATCGGCAAGTATCTCGGAGCCGTTTCGGCTTTGGCGATCATGATGGGGCTGATGGCGATTGTTTCGGTTCTTGAGTTTGGGTTGTTCCACCAAGATTGGGCGAAGGGTATCTCGCTACTTCAGGCGTATGGAATGTTCTTCGTTCAGATGAGCTTGTTGGCTTCGGTCGCGATCTGCTTATCGACCTTCGTTGCTCCGCTAGTGAACTTCTTCCTTACCGGAGGAATTTATCTGATCGGAACTCTTGGTTATGCCTTCTTCGATTCGTTTAACAAGAATCCCAATGCACCTCAGCTTGGAAAAGCTCTCTCGTTCATCGTGAGTTCGATCCTTCCAAACTTTGCCAGCTACAACGTTCAGAACCCGCTGATTAATCCTGAGACAACGATCACCAATCCGACGATGTATGCGATCAACGCAGTTCTGTATGGTCTGTTCTACATCATGATCATGCTGATCATCGGGATGCTGATGTTCGACCGAAAGGAGGTCTAAGCCTAATGGGAAGTTTCGAAACTAAGAAAGCATTTCGGTCGAAACTAGCTGTAGCGGCTGCGGGTCTTTTCGTCGGTCAAGCCGTCATCGGTAATCTCGGCGTCTTTCCGGGTTGGAGTAAGAATTACAGCCCGGTTAAGGAAGGGAAGAGCCTCGTCTCAGCCTCACTTTCGGCGGACCAAATGCTGTTCGCGCTTGCTGGCTTTCGCGAGTTGATCGCGGGAATCCTGTGGGTTCGAGCGGACTCGTTCTTCGAGACGGGGAATTACGACGCGATTCTGCCGATCATTCGGCTGGTCACGATGTTAGATCCTCACCAGATCGACGTCTATGCAACCGGAATGTGGCACATCGGCTACAACTTCACGGATGAGGATCAACGGTCTGATCGTAGATATCTGCCTTCGGCGGTGGCGCTCGGAACCGAAGGTGCCGAGCAAAACCCGAAGACCTATGAAATGTTCTTCGAAACGGCTTGGCTTTGGTATCACAAGATTGAAGACAACTATCCGGCTGCTGTGAAGTGGATGGAGGAGGCGCACAAGCGGGTGGATATTATGCCAGCTCGCAGAAACTTGCTTTGCCGGCTTTATGAGCGCAATGGTCAGGTTGATAAGTCCGTTGAGCTGTGGTACACGCTGAGCGATGAAGCAGTCAAGCTGTACGAGATGGATAAGCAACGGCGCAACTACTCGCTGCGAACGAACCGGGACACCATCGAAAGCAATCTCGACACCCTGCTGGTTCGAATGTCTCAGCGCGGATTCTTTAACCAGAAAGCTGGCGGTAGCTTTACTGACTACGATACCAACCCACCTTTTGATGTTGGGTTTAGCGCCAAGGTCTCTGTTGTTGACGAAAAGGTTCTGAAGGTTCAGGGAACTTGGAACGTGTTGGCTATCGGCTCCAGGTTGAGGTGCGTGCTACGAGACGCTGACTACCCTGATGCGATAAAAGGATCTGTTGACTGGGAAGCTCAGGCAAAGGGCGTCAGTCTTGATCCACCCAAGGACCGAACGTACATGCAAGAAGGCTTGTTCGTTCGTAACCAACGGTTTGATAAGAAAATCGACATGAGCCGCGACCCAACGATGTATCCAATGGTTGGGAAGAACTACGTTCTCGAGTTCTACTACAATCCTCGTTCTGCTCCGGCACACATCCAAGATAAGTTTGGATGGAACGGAGAAGGCATGACGGACAAGTATTTGGCTAACATGAGCACCGATGCTCGGCCAGGTATGAAGGTGCTTTATGCTTCGATACCAATCACAAAGGAGCAACTGCTTCTGCGAGGCGAGTGGACCGACAAGGTTCCAGTGGTGAAAACTCCTAACTACATCGAGACGGACAAGAACTACTCGGACAGCAAGGATAAGCTGGACATTCCTGGACTTCCAGCTAAAAAGTAGGAAAACAACCCCCCGGCGATGCTACAATTCATCGCCGGGAACTGCGCGGCAGCAGTTCGGCGAACCCCGTCAGGGCCGGAAGGCAGCAGCGGTAAGTCGATTCTCTGGGTGATGCAGCCCTCCCGGTATTCTTCTCGTGGCTCAGCTCGCTCTCTACCGAAAGTATCGAAGCCAGACCTTTGAGGATCTGATCGGTCAGGAGCACATCGTGCGGACGATTCAGTCGGCACTGTCAACTGGGCGAATCGCTCAGACTTTTCTCTTTACGGGTCCTCGGGGAACGGGGAAGACATCTTCTGCTCGTCTTCTGGCAAAGGCATTGAACTGCGAGAAGGGGCCAACTCCTACCCCTTGTAACGAGTGCGAGGCTTGTCTTACCATCACACAGGGACACCATCCGGATGTTATCGAGATGGACGCGGCTTCGGATTCGGGTGTGGATGACGTCCGAGAGAAGATTGTAGATGTAGTGAGCTATGCGCCCATGATGGGTAAGTATAAGGTCTTCATCATCGACGAGGTTCACGACTTGTCGCCGAAGGCGTTTGACGCGCTTCTGAAGACAGTGGAAGAGCCGCCAGCGCATATGATCTTCATTCTTGCTACGACGGAGTTCAATAAGGTTCCGGCGACGATTCGATCGCGGTGCCAGAAGTATGAGTTCCATCGGGCTACGATAAAGAATCTGGTTGATCGATTGAACTTCGTCTGTTCTTCTGAGGGAGTGACTGCGGAGCCGGCAGCGGTCGCTGCCATTGCTCGGATGGCAGATGGTGGTTTTCGTGATGCTCTCACCCTTCTTGAGCAGGCGATTTTGGTTTCGGATGGAACGATTACCACTGAGGTCGTGTATGACCAGCTTGGGTTGGTGAACGAGCAGGCGGTGGACGGACTGCTAGAGGCGATATCGAAGGGCGAAATTGCTCGAATCATTGAGGTACTGCAAGACATCGCTCGGTCCGGGCGCGATCCGAGGGCGTTGTTGGAGTCTATGTTGCACCGGCTGGGTGACCTGACTCGGATTTCGTATCAAGTCTCTTCGGATGAGTTTGATGCGACTCGGGAGTCTTCGATGCACGAGTTGGCGGCTCGCCTCGGGCGACCGTTCTTGATCTCGATTCGGTCTTCGTTGGCAGAGGCGCATAAGGTGATTCGGGACATTTCGTTGCCAAGGTTGTGGTTGGAGAGTGAACTGATTCGGCTGAGTCAGCACGGAGCTCGGACGACCTCGTCCGCTCCGAGTGCGGCTACACAGGATGTGATGTCGACTGTCTCCCTCAATCCCCAGTCCAACCCTCGGGAGGAGAAAGGGCTTTCTGAGTCCCCGACGAGTAAGTCACCCTCAGCGTCTCTTGCCGGAGACAGCGAAAGCGCGGCTGGTATCCCTCACTCCAGACCAACCGGAGACATCTGGCAACAGGTGCTTGCTTCGATCCCGGTTCATCCAAACACCGGAATGCCTGCTCCGCATAAAATGCGGTTAGCATCGAGTGCGTTGATCGAGGACTCTGGAGAAAAGCTTCAGGTGAGCATTGAGAACCAGATGCACTATGAGTGGTTCAACGACGATATCAAGCGAACGAAGTTCTTGCAGGATCTCTTGCCGAAGCTAGGCAGGGAAGGCACGAGCATCGAGTTCGTGCTCAAAAAAAAAACTGAATCAATCGTCGTAGAGTCCGAAGCGGTAGAATTACCCGTTGACGGCCCTCGATTGGAACGGATTGTGCGTGAAGTGTTCAACGTTCCGGCTCCGCCAGGCGGAGGC encodes the following:
- a CDS encoding ABC transporter permease; the protein is MRPVIAIAKATVGEAIRRRVLLIILFIAVLLLLVAPLLGVLSARQEQTVLTGFVLGIVQLSSAVIAITLTVYMLPNEVERRTIYTILSKPVQRWQFLIGKYLGAVSALAIMMGLMAIVSVLEFGLFHQDWAKGISLLQAYGMFFVQMSLLASVAICLSTFVAPLVNFFLTGGIYLIGTLGYAFFDSFNKNPNAPQLGKALSFIVSSILPNFASYNVQNPLINPETTITNPTMYAINAVLYGLFYIMIMLIIGMLMFDRKEV
- the dnaX gene encoding DNA polymerase III subunit gamma/tau — protein: MAQLALYRKYRSQTFEDLIGQEHIVRTIQSALSTGRIAQTFLFTGPRGTGKTSSARLLAKALNCEKGPTPTPCNECEACLTITQGHHPDVIEMDAASDSGVDDVREKIVDVVSYAPMMGKYKVFIIDEVHDLSPKAFDALLKTVEEPPAHMIFILATTEFNKVPATIRSRCQKYEFHRATIKNLVDRLNFVCSSEGVTAEPAAVAAIARMADGGFRDALTLLEQAILVSDGTITTEVVYDQLGLVNEQAVDGLLEAISKGEIARIIEVLQDIARSGRDPRALLESMLHRLGDLTRISYQVSSDEFDATRESSMHELAARLGRPFLISIRSSLAEAHKVIRDISLPRLWLESELIRLSQHGARTTSSAPSAATQDVMSTVSLNPQSNPREEKGLSESPTSKSPSASLAGDSESAAGIPHSRPTGDIWQQVLASIPVHPNTGMPAPHKMRLASSALIEDSGEKLQVSIENQMHYEWFNDDIKRTKFLQDLLPKLGREGTSIEFVLKKKTESIVVESEAVELPVDGPRLERIVREVFNVPAPPGGGEEQI